The Longimicrobium sp. genome contains the following window.
GCGCCGCGCTCGGCCACGGGTGCCGCGCCCTCCCCGGCGGGCGCCGACTCTCGCCGGAGCAGCATCAGCGGCAGCAGGGCGCCCGCGCCCGCCAGCACCAGCAGGAAGAGCGCGCAGCCGACGAGCACCCTCGCGTTCGGGGGACGCGGCACGGAGCCCGGTGGCTGCGCGGCGGCGATCCGCTCGACCGCCTCCTTCGCCTCCTTGAGCCCCACGCCCGTGCGCTCGCGGTACAGCTGTATGGCGGGGAGCCACTGCCCGGCGCGCAGCAGCCGCACGATCTCCGCGGTCGTGTCCGGGGCAACGCCGCGGGGGTGCCCGGCCCCTGCCTCGGACAGCAGGACGGCGGCCCCGCAGTAGGGGCACTTCACCCGCGTCTCGCCGGCCGGCGGCAGGTCGAGGGGCGCGGAGCAGGTGGGGCAGTGCAGGGAGGCGGGCATCGGTCGGCGGCGTGGCGGGCGGGGAGGACGGAACCCGGGGAGCAAGATGGCGCCGCGTCCGCGGGCAGACAACCGTGCGGGCCGCCGGAACGGCGGCCGCTGCCCGCCGCGGGGCCTCGAATGTGCTGGGGCAATCGTGTTCCGCGGGTGTTGCGGGACGGTTCGCCCTCCCGTCAGATTCCAGATCCTACCGGATTGCACTCATGCCGAGGAAGAGCTTCCGCGTACGCGAGCGCCTGGCGCTGCGCAGGTCGGGGATCCACGGGCGGGGGGTCTTCGCGCGGGAGCCCATCCCGGCGGGCACCCGGCTGATCGAGTACGTGGGCGAGCGGATCACGCAGGAGGAGGGCGACCGGCGCTACCCGTGGGACGACTCCGCCCCCTACCACACGCTGCTGTTCACGGTGGAGGACGACCTGCTGGTGGACGGCGGGGTGGGGGGGAACATCTCCCGCTGGATCAACCACTCGTGCGACCCCAACTGCGAGTCGGTGATCGAGGACCGCCGCATCTACATCGACGCCGTCCGCGACATCCAGCCGGGCGAAGAGCTCACCTACGACTACCACTTCATCGTCCCGGGGCGGGTCACGCCGG
Protein-coding sequences here:
- a CDS encoding SET domain-containing protein-lysine N-methyltransferase — encoded protein: MPRKSFRVRERLALRRSGIHGRGVFAREPIPAGTRLIEYVGERITQEEGDRRYPWDDSAPYHTLLFTVEDDLLVDGGVGGNISRWINHSCDPNCESVIEDRRIYIDAVRDIQPGEELTYDYHFIVPGRVTPAVKRRYPCHCGAAGCRGTLVRKRRR